The Purpureocillium takamizusanense chromosome 11, complete sequence region CGCTAGGACATGTGGCGTTCATCACCCTCGGGGACTCGACATACCTGAACGTCGGGTTGGGATTGGGTGATACGGAAGAGCCCTTGCCCACTCTGGTGCGCGGAAGCGGTGGCGTTAGGTATCGCACTGCCTCACGTGGATCCCTTGGACCTACCTCTTACCGACCCCCGCTTCCCTACACGCAAGTTAGCATTACAGGACCTTGAAAGGAAGTCAGGCGTTTGAAAAGCAATCTCCACACGATTTTGCAATCGAAATTTAGTTATCGCGGCCCTGAAATATACTGGCGAAACGATGGTATTTGCCCAAATGTCTACGGCAATTTACTCAACACTTACAGTGTCGTAGAGCTGGAGCGTTGGGCGTATCGAACATGAGCTGGCTGCGACTAACAACATGCGCCGCATGCTGGCTGGGGCGCATTTATTCGTACACTGGGTTTCCGCAACACATTTTCTGATGATCTGTCGCACCACTGGATGAACTAAGGTCGTACCGGTTAAGTGCATACGGGGCGTGCAGCAAGCTTCATGTCTCGCCTGCTCACAAGAGGAACGTGGGAACGAGCAATGGGCAGAGAAGGAGCAATCAAGATCACGATCAATACGCTCAAGTAACTGTCCTTACACCCATCCTTCTATCGAGACACCGATATCCCCATCGTACGTCTGACATGATTACCCGATGTACTCCGCTGCCTTTGCATAAGGGGACTGGACCCAAAGTGAGTTTGTCTCAGTAGGCAGTGCTCAGCAGACTATATCCTGGCCTTCCATTGGCCCGGGACAGTCGTGGCGGAAGAGCGCCCATGCCATTTTGAGTGTGCGTTAACGACGGCCTGATATCAAGTCGACTGACCAACGGACCAAGTCCAATCGGCTCCAGTTGAATTGCGGATTAGTGACACATTCGTGCTCCATGACTATGACGCtagccgacgacgacgtgaaCGTGCCGCAGCGCTGAGGCAAGGGGCTAGCCACCCTTCTTGTGCGTCATTTGGAACTCGATTCGGCACACCAGAGGTCGACGGCCCAAATTCGTCCTTCAAAGGGCTGGTTCAAGCCATTAAAATAGGGATAAAAGCAAAGGGGAACTGGAAGACGATTTCCGCTCTTGCACCTAACATTTAACGAGAAACGGTATTCCTGTTTTGGAACTGCCGACAATTATACGTTTCGTATTCAGTTTTCCATTGCACTTACATCCAAGAATGACTCCCAACAGGGTTGGAGTGTTTACTGACAGGGCTCCTACACTCCGCCCAGGTGTATACACTCCTGCCATTGTCGCCAATGGCCTCGTCTTCACCTCGGGTGTTTTGGGCGCCGATCCTGTCACAAAGCAGATGGTCAAAGGAACAGTCATTGATCGCTTTGTACGTTCAaccctcctcgagctccctGGCGTCATTGTACGACCCGTCATGTCACACCCGCTCCCGACCTTCTAGCAATATGTTCTCCCTGTATAGGTCGGCGCTGACAGATGCTACCAAGCACCAAATAATGCGAAATCTTGGGGCTGTTTTGACAGAGGCAGGGTCCAGCTTGAACGATGTGGTAGGGGTAGACGTCTTCCTGACAAAtatcgccgacgccgacgacttgACTCCCGTGTACATGGAGTATTGGGGGGATCTCATGCCTACAAGAACGTAAGTGCGACAAACCGCCTTACTACCCACCACTATCTAATCGCAGCATTATCCTAGTTGCGTTGCGGTTAAAGAACTCCCATACGGATCTGACATTGAAATCAAGTGTGTCGCTATTTTGTCTGATAGTCCGCAAAATCTTTGATTCATTTTAAACTGGAAAAGCTCGGTTATGCAGGCTGGACGTTTCCGCAAGAAGCAAGGGACAAAAGCTGTGACCtgtggccgagggcgtcgctCCGTCCCACCACATTAGGCTTAGCATTGCCATTTTGGAGAAAATCCCTACATGCCCTCCTTGAACTATGTACCTATGGTGTCGAAGGGCAACCACCCCGCCACAATTTGCATAAGTAGGTGGCGGCCACCCAGCAGAGATTCCAACGCTCATGCTCCCAATGCTCGCCGCTACAATTTCCTTGAACGATTGATGCAACCCGTCGCTGCCAGTACTGCATTGTATGATTGAATGCTTTTTCATATTCCTGCTAGCGGATGATAGCGCTTACTATTCCTAGTCCCGGTCACTACCATGTCTTTCTCAGCAGGTATCGACGTGCCGGCGTGGAGGCCGAAAGCCATTATATTCGACCTACTCACTGCTCTTCTGGACTCGTGGACCCTTTGGGACGCGTCCACGCCATCGGCTACCTCCGCGGAAGGGAGGAGCTGGCGTGAGCGCTATCTGGAACTCACCTTCGGGTCGGGCGCGTACGTCCCTTATGAGGATCTCGTCAGGGAGGCAGCTAGCCAGGTCGGGTTACCGGGATCTGCCCCTGATGCTTTGCTACGCAACTGGCAAAATCTCCTGCCATGGCCCGAGGCCGCAGGAGTTCTCCGCGAACTGAAGGCACGGGGGTATAAGCTTGGTGTGGTGACAAATTGCTCGAGGTACCTAGGGCACGCTGCAGCCGAAAGGGTGAATGTCCATGGGAGTGCTGGAAGCCCAGACGACATGTTTGAAGCTGTCGTTACAGCTGAAGAGGCAGGGTTTTACAAACCTGCCGAGCAAGCTTATAGGGCTGTCCTGGATGCGATGGGCGTTGACGCTCGCGATGTGTTATTTGTTGCTGGCAGCGCAggcgatgtcgagggcgccacaAATGCTGGCATGAAAGTTGTTTGGCACAACCGCGTCGGGTTGGGCAAAAAGGGTGGGGCAGTTCCGCTGAAGGAGGCTGGAACACTCGATGACACTCTGAGAGACTTTCTGTGAAGGTATTGTCGGGGGAATCGTTGTCCTACACTCTGGCCGCAGCCATCAGCCACACACAATCGTTATATCCGAATAATTGCACTCGCGGATACGACTAGAGCTTCAATATAGCAATAGAGTAAAGTTCACGAGTTGAACCCCCCCTCAGGTCTATTCCATGGCCTCGCTCGTCCCTACCTCCTGGCTCGTGCCTTCCGCTCAACTTCCCTTTCCTATCAGGTTGAGCGTGACCAGTCGATCACCACGTGTTTGCAACGTCCTTCAACTACTGTCAAGTTTAATGAACCGTTTTATCCATTTCCGATGTATAAACCAGCTCCGCCCCGTCCAAAAAAGACCAGAATTGTGCGCACGCGCACCGGATGTAGCACGTGCAGGAAAAGACGCACAAAGGTCGCGCATTCCAGAATCACCGTGGAAGCAATTACTTTGAAACTCACACGCTATGATAGTGTGACGAGAAGAAGCCTTCATGCGGCACCTGCTCAAGACTTGGACTAACATGCCAACAATCCCCGCCAAAATTTGAGTTCAAAAACGTTTCATTCTCTTCGGCCAAGTTTCAACAGCAAAACAAGGCATAcacggctgctgctgctgctgcttctggcTTTAGCAATTCAGCTGATGATGCTCCACAGCGGTGCCAGCTTGGTTTGCGAGAAGATAATCGTGGTGCGGACTCATCAATTGACTGGCTCGTCGGTTTATCGGCGGAACCGGAACGTTCTTTGTTCCACGACGAATTCTTCTGGACATTGGCTGAAGTTTCACAGGCCAATACCGATCGAATTTTCTTCGATGAGATTGTTGACTCGGGCCTTCAATCAGACCATGGCAGATTCGTAAACGACAGCTTCCAGCTTTGTCTTGCAAGTGCATGCGAGACCGGCAATACCACGCAGGTTATTCCAGCACCCGCCTACACTGCAGTCCAATCAGAGAAAAAGGACCTTGAATGCACTGATGAGTCGCTCTCGAATatgcctgctgctgtcctTCCTCATCGAGACGCCATTCACGTCGTCACGTTTTACATGGATGTCTGGACGAAGCAGTGTCTCCCGGCGCTCCACGTAGCATTCCACAATCTACGCAATTCGTCGCCGCTCATCACAAATATCATGGTCACTCTCTCGGCCTGTCGCTTGAGCCGAACGCAACCGCAGAGGAAGTTGTTTAAGGCGTCGGCCTGTCCTGGACTGTGCTTCCGGCCGGATGCTGGTCATGAGTCTCTTAGCTGTGAGCACTATGGTGCTGCTATGCGCAAGATGGCGAGGTGGAGTCATCAAGATTTCGACGCCCAGCCGATCGTCGGCCTAGCTGTGCTGGTCCTCTTTTGCTACTTGGAGTCGTCCATGGGCAACTTCCGGGAGTTTCGCCTCCACTCTGAGGCCATTAAGACGCTGTTAAGGCGATACACCAGCCATGTGGTTTCTAAGGGGGCTGAACTGCTTGCTGCATGGGTCGAAATCGACGTACAAAACTGGTGGCGGAGGGCATATTTCAGCACACCAGACTTCCCACGGAGCCCTGGTTTTGAGTCGCTTCACCCTCAACTGGAAGCTGCTCTAATTGCAACTGCTGACCGAAGGGCGATTATCCTCTCTATTCTTTGCGAGTCTCATCGTCTCAATACTGCGGCTATTCTTTCATGCTGGGATGCCTTCAAGGACAACGATTCGACAACAATATCGTATAGTACATCACCCCGCCCAACTGCTACGGGAACAACACAACGAACGAAGCCGACTACGCTCACTGAGTACGTGGCCTTGTTGAAAACTCAATCCGAAATGTTGAACGGCTGGCATGCCTTCCTTCCCGGCCATGATCTACCTATGTCCAGCCACCAGGAACAGATACACCCAGCACAGGGCGAGCCACTTTTTCAACCGCTGCATTTCCGGTCGCACCGTTCAGCTATGAATTTTGCCTACTATGTTACCGCCAGAGTCATGCAATGCACTGGCCCATTTGAAAGTTTAGATGCTGCGTCCCCAGGCTGTGTCGACCTGGACGTAGCGTATCAAGAAGCAGAGATTTGGATCTCAATCCTCCTCCGCATAGCGGCTGGAATTGACTGGGATGAATGCATCCAATCGAACGTCTACTCCGTCGGATTCACAGGCCTCCTGCTCGCCTGCTCCCTTCGCACTCGCAGCCACGTTGTTGGACTTTGGGTGCAGAACTGGCTGGAGGAGCGGTTGATGGGGGACGACTTTGAGGAAGGGAACTTCCCCGTGTTTCAAATTCTCGACACAATACGTCTCATCAACGACGAGCGCAGCCGTGGGTGGGACGTGCTTGCGTTATTCCAGACGGTGGACGACGGaggtggcagcggcaagtTCGGTTCGTATCACAGCCAGTGTATGGGTTCTCTATGGGTCTACGGGAGATGTAGAGATACTGGAGATATGTGTTTGTATCGCAGGTCATTGAGAATGACTGGTATGAATAGTTGACTTTCCATTCAAATTTATTAATAACGAATTATTCGCCACCCTCGTCACTGTCGGGATCATGGACCTCATTGCCGCTTCAGCTACTGAAGAAAATTTGAGGCGCTGTGGCCTGAACTGTTTCGTCAAAAAGCAGCATCAGAGTGAGGTGCGGCAATCAGCGCCGGTCATCTCACGCAGGGTTGGGAATTGTGCCAGTGCGGTGCGTCTCAGACGGACACCAACGCGCGGCGGGTGATGGTGGAGGTTGGTAAGGGTGTGTCCACGTTGCCAGGCTTTGTGTCTTGGACAATCCAAGCTACCACGGTGAGGCTTATCATCGGTCCCGCGCACCCGATCGGGTAAGGGCCCTGTGCCACGACTGGACTTGCATGAGCGATGCCAAGAAAGGGGCCACAACTTCTCCAGCTCTATCACGTCAAATATGTTGCCGAGTCTTCACACACTCACCATCAGGCGTTGCGTTGGATATGCGCACCCTTACTGTAATAGTAGAAGCTACTACCGGTAGGTTGCGTTCATCGTTTCGGACCACCCGTTTGGGCAATTAACATCGGGTGCTGCCGGAGCGCGGAAATCGATATGCAGCCACGAGGCTCCACATGATTTCCAGCAGCCCCCGAACGTTGATCAACTTCAAAAAGATGCGGCACCTCGAACGGCTAGATTCAGTTTATTCAACCGCCCCGAATCATTTTTTAAATCAGTCACGGACCAGCCATTTCCTCTGCTGCCAATTAAACACTATGGCTGGGTCGCAGAAGACTGACGCTCACGTCGAAGACATGTGGCAATTATGCATCGGCAAAGACATCTATCAAGTCCCTAAGCCCACTGTGGTGCTTGATAGAGCCAAGATGCAACGACACTGTCAGTCTCTGCTGGATGCTGTGGACCACCTTGGAGTGGACTTTCGGGCGCATGTCAAGACACATAAAGTAATCTCCTGAATCCCATACGCCCAAGGTCGGCCTCTCATCAAGACTGACATTCAAACAACAGACCAAGGAAGGTGTCCGTCTGCAAGCTGGCGAAACTAGAAGAGATGTCCGGTTGGTGGCGTCGACTATTGCAGAAATGGAGTACCTACTGCCTGTTCTGTATGAGTTCAGAAACAGCGGGCGGAATATCAACGTGCTATATGGTATCCCGCTGCCACTGTCCCAAGTCGGGAGACTCGCGGATCTTGGCCGGAAATTGGGCCGAGGGAGCATATCTATTCTCGTTGACCACATAGCCCAGCTAATCCCCGTCTCCCGGTTTTTCGAACAAGCGGGATTCCCAGTCGACGTATACTTAAAGGTGGACACGGGTTATCACCGCGCAGGCCTTCCACCATCCAGCATCAATAAAGACGAGTTAGTCGTTAGGTTGATGCAACTTGAAGGTGAGGGAAAACTCCGCTTCGTTGGTCTCTACTCCCACAGCAGTCTCAGCTACAACGACTCGACGCCGAAAGAGGCAATGGCCAATCTCGAAGGCGAAATCAACGGCTGCCTTGACGCTCTGTGTAGCAATGCACACATGTTTCCCAAAGGCAAGGACATTACAATTAGCGTTGGGGCCTCGCCTCAAGTAACAGCAGTCCAAAACCTAATGGCACCTGAAGACAACATTTTTGAACACACCGAACGATTAAGGAAAACAATGCAAAAGGTCATAAATGGCTACCCGGCTGGGCTCTCCACAAAGCTGGAACTTCATGCCGGCGTATACTCGGTTCTCGACGTACAGCAACTTTCCACCCGGGCGCGGGTTCAGCTTGGCGACTATGAGGATGAAATTGCCATTTCTGTCATGGCAGAGGTCTGCAGCATCTACAACAATggcgagcgacggcagcccgAGGCTCTTGTTGCGGTAGGCGTCTTGGGGTTGGGGCGAGAGCCATGCGCAGCATACGAGGGGTGGGGCGTTATCCATCGTGATGCATACTCTCCTGGGGCAAAACCTAACCGCCGCCTGATTGTCAGCCGAGTCAGCCAAGAACACTGCATCGTATCATGGGAACGGGGAGCTGGGGCTGAGATCCAGGGGAGTCTGCCTCCGATACCACTTGAAGTCGGTCAGACTGTTCGCATATATCCAAATCATGCTTGTATCACTGGAGCCTTGTACGGGCGCTATTTGGTGGTGGACTCTTCCAGCGATGGGCAGGATGAGACTCGAGTGGTTGACGTCTGGACAAGAGCAAGCGGATGGTAGTCTCTCGCGGGTGTACTTACCGGTTACTTCTGGAGGAAAAGTCACAGGTCCCAATTGTTACCTAAAGAACCCGTAAAGTGATTGCCAAGCACTACATCGAGTTTAGTACTTTTGCTAACGTGTGCGCCAAATATCCGATGTCTCGTACAAATCACATTGCTCGGGAGACTCGCGATCACCATGACAATAATAGCGGTTTCCCGCAGTGCAGACTTGAGGCAGGGGAAGCGTTTAGAGCTTACGATAGGCCTTATTAATGCGGTATATCACTAATAGGAGTAGATAAAGGATTATATAGTTATGGGTCTGCGCCCTctctattatatataaatcGCTTACTAATTTAAGAATGACTaacttttatatataaaatatatcCTTGCATACGTTCAATCAGGGTCGTGGATCAGGgcctttcttttttttttttttttagtAACGGTCGGTCGGTAGTGACTGATATCTAACGGGGTTTAGAACGGCTGGACTGAAAAACTCGGTCGATGCTGGGATGCTGGGGTTTGTTAGCGCGATCCCACGTGCAGCAGCGGTGGAGGGGATGACGGAGGCCAGTGCGCGCTTGGGTGCATTGTAGGCATGTGTGCACGTCCATGTGTAGCGTGTAAGAGAGAGAAATGTGATGATGCTCGCGAAACATGGCAACATGGTTGTAGCCTGCTCGGCTGCTCTGGCGCGACCATGGCGGTGAGCGATACCATACGAACATAGAGAGACGGAGTGACAGACAGCCCGCATCACCAACTTGAACCCTTGACGATGCATGCGTGCGCAGAGagacgacatcatcatcatcatcatcatcatcatcacgcacCTGCTGCTCATCTCACTCAACGGCCCGGCCCGggacaccgccgcccccccgcgTCTCAAACatgcctacttcgtactctcTTGCTCGCTCTCTACCCACGGAAGCTTTCTGCTCCGAGTGAGTctgagtgagtgagtgaatgAATGAGCGGGTGCCCAATCGggggccgcgacgcgccTGGCGCTCTCTCGCGCTCGGAGACGGCAGCGCCGTCCTACAGCCTACCTACATTTCAACTAACCGAACTAACAATGGACGACGGGGGCCAGCGTGGGCTAGATGGCAGTGGGCTCGGAGAGAGCAGTATCCGGGGAAATGCGGCCCCTGGGGCTTACCGAGGTATCAAGAGCGCcgaactgctgctgctgctgctaggcTCTTCGACAAGGGACGGGCCGACGGGACGGGAGCtttggcccccccccttccctccctgggggctggctgggtgtCGGCTGATGATCATGCCGAGTATGATGTAAAATGACTGATTAGAAAGACGGCCAATTTTTCCaaattttttttttttaaaaaaaacCTTTTTTGGACCAGGTGTGTGCTCCTATGCAGGAGTCGATGTCACCGCCCTCGATGTGACTTCCAGTCGTCACGCCTGCGTCTGGCCGCGCGGCTAATAAGCATCTGCATCACATGCAGTGCccgcggtggtgatggcggcggtggtcaaGCTAAAGCCCCAGGCAGGGGATTTCGACAGGTCGAAGCCCGGGCGAgacatgccatgccatgcgcaGCGCGCGGGGTGAAGCCGGgagtgcagtgcagtgccaTGCGTAGTACTCAGAGTAGTACGTGCATACTAAATGCATACTACTAAACTCCATGCGAAGTAGTTACAGTGTGTCGATGTCTGTGCGGGAGCTCCTGCAGGTCTCCCCCAAGCTTTCGTGTATGTAAGGCAGTACATTCAGAGTCACCCCCCACACAGAATATTTATTTCTGCCTGTTCTTAGATCTCTGATCCTACCTGTATGTACTACGTCCTTACCAGGTTATGTGCTGCCCGTTTTCTGTCGCTTCAGTACGAAAAGggaaagagaagaagaaaatcCTCTTGGGCTCACTcgcacgcccgtcgtcgtcaaaaGAGCTAGAAGAAgaaaaataaataaaaagaGGACAAGGAAGTgaagccgaggcggcgtgcCATGTCCCGGCAGACGGGACaaagcacgcacgcacgcgcgcgcttgCTTGCCCGCCCCATGCGCGCACATCGAGATTGAGACGAGACAAATGCCAATGCGACACATCATCCCACGCACGTCTCCGGGGAGCCGTCGTCCCACGTCCGCGCTGCTGAATCCTACTATTTCGAGACacgcgacgaggatgacgatggttCCGTGGATGGGAAAGTGAGGCAATCCCTCACTttacctttttttttttttttttttaactCGATATTACTTACACTGTGCTTTGTAGCCATACAGACAAGGCACTTGAGTAGGCAGGCAAGTAGTTCCTAGGTTGATGGGTAGTTACGAAGTAGGTAGCACCGGGCTGAGACGGACTTTTGAGGCAGACCCTTGAacgagagcgagcgagagggaggtggccaagcaagcagggCCGTTTGGACGATAACGCAAGACGAAacgccaaccaccaccaccaccaccacatcctCGGGTTGGTAGCCTCTTTCTCTGCTCTCTACCTCCCTCCCTCTATGTCACTCCTCGACTGCCATATGCTGATGCTGCTTTGCTGGGTCGGTTCTTGACGCCCCAATGGGCACCGCCCCCGGTCCGAGCCACGGCacggcatccatccatccaagTCGACTGGCGCCGCGAGTCGTGCGCCGCGAgtcgtgacgacgacggcgacgacggcgacgacgacgacggcgacgacggcgacgacgacgacgacatgccACTCCTTCATTCCTTCGTTCGTTGCGTGCGCAGCCGCCAAGGCGCACACACATCCTCCACATGCACTCCCCaagcctccctccctccctgcgTGTTTCCAGAATTAGAAAATTCGTCAGCAAAAAGATCTtcttgtgtgtgtgagtgagtgtgtctgtctctctccctcttttCTCTACGTCTTTCCCTTGGGATCTTTTTCGTCTTCTCTTTGTTGTGCCAAATTCTTGGTTCGGCTGCaggctccctccctccctcctcctcccctccacACACATGTACACATACCCCCCCCGGCaacccatcatcatcatcatccatcgcCCGGCTTGCAGGTTGGTTATGTACGgatacttcgtacagcgCGGGCAGACCCGGATTCCGGTGCCCGGTCTGTGCCTGTCCGTTCCGGGCCCCGGAGAGACCGGTCTGCAGGGTATCGTCATAGTAacatgttttttttttggggggggggttcgtTTccgcagcagtagcagcggcggcagcggtgacGTCTAACGGAACCTGGGGGTGGGGGGAAAGGGGTTTAAACCTGCTCCtttgctgtgctgctgctgcggtctTTTGCTCGCcagcccccgcccccccccagctTCACAATCAGACGCCAAGGGGGGGTGCGttgggcgagctgctgcacatgcgtgcgtgtgtgtcgGGTGTGgtgtgcttgcttgcttgcttgcttgcttgcttgatCGCTGCGTGCGAGCGCCTCTTTGTGCCTGATTATCCCGCGCCGCGTCTCTCCGTCCCTGCCCGTCTGGTTGTCTGTTTGAACCAAGTCGATTTGTTGactcgctctctctctcgctctctgcGCCTCTTTCTTCAccgtcgccctgccctgccatgccctgcgccgcccgcccgccccgtcagGTCAGGCCCTCTGCTTcacccagcggcggcgggaaccCCTGCAGGCACAAGTTCACAGCCTGTCTTGCCCACTCATTGCACCCGCCtcctgctgttgctgctgctgctgctcctcctcctcctccattctcctcctccacgcccctccccccccggtccTGCAatggggcgccgccgccgccgccgcccgctcacAGACTAAATCCCGGCAGCGCGGATGCGGACCCCCTCCCCGGTCCCTGGCGGAAGAAATCCAATCCTTCCTTTCAGGCACCAAACTTGGTTCTCGGTCGCGAGCGGGAGAGCCGACGGGACGACGATCAGGCCAaaccagaccagaccagaccagaccaggccaggccaggccaggccaagccAGGCGGACGGGAAgggggatggatgatgatggatggaatGCATGGACCGACAGGACAGGCAAGTGCATGGCGACGCCCCCCCGGTTCCTCGCTCGCTGTGGCTCGGCCGAACGCCGAACGAACGGTTCTTTTACATTATTTCTATCACATTATTTCTGATTAATTTTTGCAAGTTCTTTTTGGACCGTGGTTTGTGCTTGTAGTGAGTGTTCTAGACGTTTGAAACGGCGCGTCATCCGTCACTGGACGGGTGGCTTCCACGAGCTCCTCTTGGTATCCTTGCGTGTTAATCGCAGTCCCTGGTTATTGCTACGCTCCGCAAGTTGAGCCACAGATGTGTGCAGTTGGGCCCTCGTTCGTGGCCCCTCGACTGTGACTTTGAACTCTTGGCTCCCGAGTCTTGGCTGTGCTCGTCCAATTCCGTCCGCAGggaccctcccccccccttcccccagATAgacaggctgctgctgctccccggcTTCCatcccccctctccctcgccccccaccaccaccaccatctcggCCAGGGATCAGggagtcagtcagtcagggACTCAGGGACATTGAatcgtctgtctgtctgtccatCTGTCTGCTGCCCCTGTTCGTCTACATCCTTTCTTCTTTACGTATTTctctctgctgctgctgctgctgctgcttcttcaaatcttttcttcttttccgCCCTTAGCTGTCAACACAACagtgcgcccgcccgcccgtccggcTCGCTTGCTTTGCTTTTGCTTTTGCTGCTACTTGCTTGGCTCGTTGCCTCGCTTGCGTCTCACTCACCTCACACTGCTTGGTTGTTGCCTCAGCCAGCACTCTCTTTTTTCTCACTTCCTCACGGAGgtgaagagagagagagagaggcacgACATACAtatcttgccgccgccgcctgcactGTCTCCCCCTCCCGGCCTCGTGTGCTGCAGAGCCAAGAAGCGAGCACGCCCCAGGCCCCTTCTATTCCCGACGAAAACGCGTTGGGCCTCttccgtctcctcgtccactCCGACGTacgacggccaaggacgtGCACCGCTTCCTCGAAATAAAATAGAAAACTCTTTCCCATTTGTACAAAGTACAATACCAAAGCAGCCTCCGCCCCTGCCTTCCAACATCCGCAtcccacgtcgacgaggaggcgtccCGCAGCATGCGCATTTGTGTCGGCTCGGCGACAGAAACCTTTACACGTCACGTCATCCTCATCTCATCCTGATCCTCCCGGATCTCACAACCCGCAGGGTCCCGAAACACCGAGGCTAGGGCCCAACGACCAGCAACCAGGGTTGCCCgaccagacgacgaggctctcGGTCATTGCGCTGTCCAttgtcgacgtcggcgaagcTAAGACATACCACGGCCCTCGAGgaagggaagaagaaaaaaagggacAAGAAGGGAcgtcccccccctccttcgcCATAAACCAACCGAGCTCTTCCCTCCCCACCCCCGGTCCCCGAAAGTCGACCTAGACCTGCAGCTCCAACCTCTGTCCAGCCTAgtcgccttcttcccctgGCACCG contains the following coding sequences:
- a CDS encoding uncharacterized protein (EggNog:ENOG503P5AT~TransMembrane:1 (o20-39i)~COG:J), whose product is MTPNRVGVFTDRAPTLRPGVYTPAIVANGLVFTSGVLGADPVTKQMVKGTVIDRFHQIMRNLGAVLTEAGSSLNDVVGVDVFLTNIADADDLTPVYMEYWGDLMPTRT
- a CDS encoding uncharacterized protein (COG:S~EggNog:ENOG503P0RB); protein product: MSFSAGIDVPAWRPKAIIFDLLTALLDSWTLWDASTPSATSAEGRSWRERYLELTFGSGAYVPYEDLVREAASQVGLPGSAPDALLRNWQNLLPWPEAAGVLRELKARGYKLGVVTNCSRYLGHAAAERVNVHGSAGSPDDMFEAVVTAEEAGFYKPAEQAYRAVLDAMGVDARDVLFVAGSAGDVEGATNAGMKVVWHNRVGLGKKGGAVPLKEAGTLDDTLRDFL
- a CDS encoding uncharacterized protein (EggNog:ENOG503P2JC), with the protein product MYKPAPPRPKKTRIVRTRTGCSTCRKRRTKCDEKKPSCGTCSRLGLTCQQSPPKFEFKNVSFSSAKFQQQNKAYTAAAAAASGFSNSADDAPQRCQLGLREDNRGADSSIDWLVGLSAEPERSLFHDEFFWTLAEVSQANTDRIFFDEIVDSGLQSDHGRFVNDSFQLCLASACETGNTTQVIPAPAYTAVQSEKKDLECTDESLSNMPAAVLPHRDAIHVVTFYMDVWTKQCLPALHVAFHNLRNSSPLITNIMVTLSACRLSRTQPQRKLFKASACPGLCFRPDAGHESLSCEHYGAAMRKMARWSHQDFDAQPIVGLAVLVLFCYLESSMGNFREFRLHSEAIKTLLRRYTSHVVSKGAELLAAWVEIDVQNWWRRAYFSTPDFPRSPGFESLHPQLEAALIATADRRAIILSILCESHRLNTAAILSCWDAFKDNDSTTISYSTSPRPTATGTTQRTKPTTLTEYVALLKTQSEMLNGWHAFLPGHDLPMSSHQEQIHPAQGEPLFQPLHFRSHRSAMNFAYYVTARVMQCTGPFESLDAASPGCVDLDVAYQEAEIWISILLRIAAGIDWDECIQSNVYSVGFTGLLLACSLRTRSHVVGLWVQNWLEERLMGDDFEEGNFPVFQILDTIRLINDERSRGWDVLALFQTVDDGGGSGKFGSYHSQCMGSLWVYGRCRDTGDMCLYRRSLRMTGMNS
- a CDS encoding D-serine ammonia-lyase (EggNog:ENOG503NV75~COG:E); protein product: MISSSPRTLINFKKMRHLERLDSVYSTAPNHFLNQSRTSHFLCCQLNTMAGSQKTDAHVEDMWQLCIGKDIYQVPKPTVVLDRAKMQRHCQSLLDAVDHLGVDFRAHVKTHKTKEGVRLQAGETRRDVRLVASTIAEMEYLLPVLYEFRNSGRNINVLYGIPLPLSQVGRLADLGRKLGRGSISILVDHIAQLIPVSRFFEQAGFPVDVYLKVDTGYHRAGLPPSSINKDELVVRLMQLEGEGKLRFVGLYSHSSLSYNDSTPKEAMANLEGEINGCLDALCSNAHMFPKGKDITISVGASPQVTAVQNLMAPEDNIFEHTERLRKTMQKVINGYPAGLSTKLELHAGVYSVLDVQQLSTRARVQLGDYEDEIAISVMAEVCSIYNNGERRQPEALVAVGVLGLGREPCAAYEGWGVIHRDAYSPGAKPNRRLIVSRVSQEHCIVSWERGAGAEIQGSLPPIPLEVGQTVRIYPNHACITGALYGRYLVVDSSSDGQDETRVVDVWTRASGW